In Micromonospora sp. WMMA1363, a genomic segment contains:
- a CDS encoding glycosyltransferase 87 family protein — MPTAVGGRVDRRTPVRRVTRGIDRRTVVRTGIVVAVTYAAWLAIGAFGRPYSFFDMKIYHGAVVWWASGHELYGFIAPDTTLGFTYPPFAGLVMLPMAHLPVEMAGLVNATASIAALAIVLAGLLRPCIDRLGWPLWYTVAIATPLAVALEPARETLGYGQVNLLLFALIMADLIGLRWRARRGTHVAPGDGPLLRFVYSGAWAGVGIGLATAVKLTPALFIIYLMIGRQWRAATTAIATALAVTVGSFTVVGPESRAYFGGVLWQTERVGAADMTPNQSLAGLLARLYDSIETPGLLWFTFAILMLALGLSRAVNARADGDELTAFTLVGLTTNVISPISWTHHLVWVIPAIIVLADAAVRRRDASRNPTTRAGLGGLPGVNGLRSPIWYPALTGLRHGGAAVLLYLLFLVSPIWPYEHQLPEVSHYQDGLFGALMENSLAVALIVLVAALPWRPGAEPAFYGDRTARPGALAARR; from the coding sequence ATGCCGACGGCCGTCGGTGGACGGGTGGACCGCCGCACCCCGGTCCGTCGCGTCACACGTGGGATCGATCGCAGGACAGTCGTACGGACCGGCATCGTGGTCGCCGTCACCTACGCCGCGTGGCTCGCCATCGGTGCGTTCGGTCGGCCGTACAGCTTCTTCGACATGAAGATCTACCACGGCGCGGTGGTGTGGTGGGCGAGCGGCCACGAGCTGTACGGGTTCATCGCGCCCGACACCACCCTCGGATTCACCTACCCGCCGTTCGCGGGACTGGTCATGCTCCCCATGGCGCACCTACCGGTCGAAATGGCCGGCCTGGTCAACGCCACGGCGAGCATCGCCGCGCTGGCCATCGTCCTGGCCGGGCTACTCCGCCCGTGCATCGACCGGCTCGGCTGGCCCCTCTGGTACACGGTGGCGATCGCGACGCCGCTCGCCGTCGCCCTCGAACCCGCCCGGGAGACCCTCGGCTACGGCCAGGTCAACCTGCTCCTGTTCGCGCTGATCATGGCCGACCTGATCGGTCTGCGGTGGCGTGCCCGCCGGGGCACCCACGTCGCGCCCGGCGACGGCCCACTGCTGCGGTTCGTCTACAGCGGCGCCTGGGCCGGCGTGGGCATCGGCCTCGCCACCGCCGTCAAGCTCACCCCCGCCCTCTTCATCATCTATCTGATGATCGGCCGGCAGTGGCGCGCGGCGACGACCGCGATCGCCACGGCGCTGGCCGTGACGGTGGGCTCGTTCACCGTGGTCGGCCCCGAGTCACGGGCCTACTTCGGCGGGGTGCTCTGGCAGACCGAACGGGTCGGCGCCGCCGACATGACACCCAACCAGTCGCTGGCCGGGCTGCTCGCCCGGCTGTACGACTCGATCGAGACGCCCGGGTTGCTCTGGTTCACGTTCGCGATCCTGATGCTCGCGCTCGGCCTGTCCCGCGCCGTCAACGCCCGCGCCGACGGCGACGAGCTGACCGCGTTCACCCTGGTGGGGCTCACCACCAACGTGATCAGCCCGATCTCGTGGACCCACCACCTCGTCTGGGTGATCCCCGCGATCATCGTCCTGGCCGACGCCGCGGTGCGCCGCCGGGACGCCAGCCGGAACCCCACCACCCGGGCCGGGCTGGGCGGCCTACCCGGGGTGAACGGCCTCCGTTCCCCGATCTGGTACCCGGCGTTGACCGGGCTCCGGCACGGCGGCGCCGCCGTGCTCCTCTACCTGCTCTTCCTGGTCTCGCCGATCTGGCCGTACGAGCACCAACTCCCCGAGGTGTCGCACTATCAGGACGGCCTCTTCGGCGCCCTGATGGAGAACTCGCTGGCCGTGGCGTTGATCGTGCTGGTCGCCGCCCTGCCGTGGCGCCCCGGAGCGGAGCCGGCCTTCTACGGTGACCGGACCGCCCGGCCGGGTGCGCTGGCCGCCCGTCGCTGA
- a CDS encoding molybdopterin molybdotransferase MoeA, whose product MSTETAPAADRVAPPPPAGWEEARSRVHGVGLAAVLPEVTRSLAETDGHILAEPLTTRTALPAFPTSSVDGWAVRGAGPWRVVGQVLAGGTPTPLTEDGTTVEIATGAMVPEGAAGVLRVEESSRTPNGLVAGTLRSVPEWREPGEEADAGEELLPAGISVDPAVIGLAASCGHDSLRVRRQPRAALLVFGDELLTAGPPGAGRVRDALGPAVPAWLRRYGCVVRPSDVVGPVADTLPAHVAALRGALAGADLVCTTGGTMHGPVDHLHPALAALGAGYVVNTVAVRPGFPMLLARLTGADGRARFVAGLPGNPQSAIVALVSLVAPLLAGLAGRPLPALPHATLAEPIPGRGDHTRLALVRLDRAAGIAYPVGHVGSAMLRGLAGADGFAVIRPRTSGEPGDRVPVVPLPLLPGERVG is encoded by the coding sequence GTGAGCACGGAGACCGCGCCGGCCGCCGACCGGGTCGCCCCGCCCCCGCCAGCGGGTTGGGAGGAGGCGCGCTCCCGGGTACACGGGGTGGGCCTGGCCGCCGTGCTGCCCGAGGTGACCCGGTCGCTGGCGGAGACCGACGGGCACATCCTCGCCGAGCCGTTGACCACCCGGACGGCGCTGCCGGCGTTCCCGACCTCAAGCGTGGACGGCTGGGCGGTGCGTGGTGCCGGCCCGTGGCGGGTGGTCGGGCAGGTCCTGGCCGGTGGTACCCCAACCCCGCTGACCGAGGATGGGACGACGGTAGAGATCGCCACCGGGGCGATGGTCCCGGAGGGCGCCGCCGGTGTGCTGCGGGTCGAGGAGTCCAGCCGTACCCCAAACGGTCTGGTGGCCGGGACCCTGCGGTCGGTGCCGGAGTGGCGCGAACCCGGCGAGGAGGCGGACGCCGGGGAGGAACTGCTGCCCGCCGGCATCTCCGTGGACCCGGCGGTGATCGGTCTGGCCGCCTCCTGCGGACACGACAGCCTGCGGGTGCGGCGGCAGCCGCGCGCGGCGCTGCTGGTCTTCGGCGACGAGCTGCTGACGGCCGGCCCGCCGGGCGCCGGTCGAGTCCGCGACGCGCTCGGACCGGCGGTGCCGGCCTGGCTGCGCCGCTACGGTTGCGTGGTGCGCCCCTCCGACGTGGTGGGGCCGGTGGCGGACACCCTCCCCGCGCACGTGGCCGCGCTGCGTGGCGCGCTTGCCGGTGCCGACCTGGTCTGCACCACGGGTGGCACGATGCACGGCCCGGTCGACCACCTGCACCCGGCGCTGGCGGCCCTGGGCGCGGGCTACGTGGTCAACACCGTCGCCGTGCGGCCCGGCTTTCCGATGCTGCTGGCCCGGTTGACCGGTGCCGACGGCCGGGCGCGGTTCGTCGCCGGGCTGCCGGGCAACCCACAGTCCGCCATCGTCGCCCTGGTGTCCCTGGTTGCTCCGCTGCTGGCCGGCCTCGCCGGCCGGCCGCTGCCGGCGCTGCCGCACGCGACGCTTGCCGAGCCAATCCCCGGCCGGGGCGATCACACTCGCCTCGCGCTCGTGCGGCTGGACCGCGCCGCCGGCATCGCTTACCCGGTCGGGCACGTCGGATCGGCGATGCTGCGCGGGCTGGCCGGTGCCGACGGGTTCGCGGTGATCCGGCCGAGGACATCGGGGGAGCCGGGAGACCGGGTTCCGGTCGTGCCGTTGCCGCTGTTGCCCGGGGAGCGGGTCGGGTGA
- a CDS encoding DoxX family protein — MTPVRSLARAMLSGIFVVSGAQFFAHPERMAAAAKPMTDRAAPMLARVHPRFPTDTETLIRANAAVAVSAGLMLATGKFTRLTALVLASTLVPVTLAAHSFWTDDDPATRHDNQIHFVKNLGLFGGLLLVAADTEGKPGLRWRTGHRIDHTRRSMRRAVRTARREARIAVRSAATARRHPG, encoded by the coding sequence GCCATGCTGAGCGGCATTTTCGTGGTCAGTGGAGCCCAGTTCTTCGCTCACCCGGAACGCATGGCCGCCGCCGCCAAGCCGATGACCGACCGGGCGGCACCCATGTTGGCGAGAGTCCACCCCCGGTTCCCCACCGACACCGAGACGCTGATCCGGGCCAACGCGGCGGTGGCGGTCAGCGCCGGGCTGATGCTCGCCACCGGGAAGTTCACCCGCCTGACGGCGCTGGTGCTGGCGAGCACGCTGGTGCCGGTCACCCTCGCGGCGCATTCCTTCTGGACCGACGACGACCCGGCGACACGGCACGACAACCAGATCCACTTCGTCAAGAACCTCGGCCTGTTCGGCGGTCTCCTGCTCGTCGCCGCCGACACGGAGGGAAAGCCGGGCCTGCGGTGGCGCACCGGGCATCGGATCGACCACACTCGCCGTTCGATGCGGCGAGCTGTCCGTACCGCCCGCCGCGAAGCCCGAATCGCCGTACGATCAGCAGCGACGGCCCGTCGACACCCAGGCTGA
- a CDS encoding molybdenum cofactor biosynthesis protein MoaE: MTAPVVVFGEVTERPLDLAAHEAAVANRRAGAVVSFQGVVRDHDHGRAVTSLEYEGHPSAERVLRGIAAVVAADPDVYAVAVSHRIGPLAIGDAALVAAVSTAHRAAAFAACARLVDEVKARLPIWKRQVFADGTEEWVNCP, translated from the coding sequence GTGACCGCGCCCGTCGTCGTGTTCGGGGAGGTGACCGAACGCCCGCTCGATCTCGCCGCGCACGAGGCGGCGGTCGCCAACCGGAGGGCGGGCGCGGTCGTGTCGTTTCAAGGCGTGGTCCGCGACCACGACCACGGCCGGGCGGTGACCAGCCTGGAGTACGAGGGGCACCCGAGCGCCGAGCGGGTACTGCGTGGGATCGCCGCCGTGGTCGCCGCCGACCCCGACGTGTACGCGGTGGCCGTGTCACACCGGATCGGGCCGCTGGCGATCGGCGACGCGGCGCTGGTGGCGGCGGTCAGCACCGCCCACCGCGCCGCCGCCTTCGCCGCGTGTGCCCGGCTGGTCGACGAGGTGAAGGCGCGGCTGCCGATCTGGAAACGACAGGTGTTCGCCGACGGTACCGAGGAGTGGGTGAACTGCCCCTGA